From a single Aspergillus puulaauensis MK2 DNA, chromosome 2, nearly complete sequence genomic region:
- a CDS encoding RIX1/PELP1 family protein (COG:S;~EggNog:ENOG410PMHN;~InterPro:IPR016024,IPR012583;~PFAM:PF08167), with the protein MAHLFMTLRAVNHRLTNLPAQQLPAIAASLAASITECGELLSAPHSQKSGKADSDHAVQVHKLVTRISSLLQDRSFEGRWAAVVLVKALVEAGQWEILRGSEPFVRGLMGILSKSDPTSTKTMAVITLTRIFHLTYQYPTLVREITTPSLPGFVTTTLNIVSVKSSSEPTRKLKPNTPCLEVILRAYAELIARHPTIFRPFTSQIHSILQAIVGSTSAPYQQPVLDVAEQLFIALHHCAPKNTGGEEWKNACRVTINSIHTTASHVLRAVMEQWESVDPSLRQQLSHPIDYALEVGSHAPDALGLSSWQGLDMGVKRLVELLRMLSTFLSTATASTVSIPVGSVLDLTARLMSVVVPSDASDIQANPQISRTERENLFAELPHVHVACIKVLRALINTLETAAIPVAQTILEQTLWVFRAEKFNKKIRTSVYGLTTALLKHIGPAMNRKNVSSLTDIIRTCCSDLLPSGGEITKESSDTKGKSKTNSGAVNADFFLNPSLKQGRRTNAPTKSPRLSRAASNLLQAVLTHVPMEYLAPPVRAEIDRTIIMTSDKNAMYASVLNPFPAVKGRGANVSIMPFLARSYTSEMDVEALIRPRMPVLTNSTNIGHYVNMDEDEEEDLEPASAPQVAHEDSTEFLKPSTTPNLQDLVDSSAPQNLTSFSNKRTYTEEKMPQDPVTSKLPSTADVSQVKKPRFDSNISTTSLEQPASGFTTVGGTLPSAPTLLSSTQPTSIQTSTVKEEKSTSVFDNAASSSASIVVEQSSSIPQAGAAAVPDEDSDEEMPTLDIEPDTDEEDDE; encoded by the exons ATGGCGCACCTGTTCATGACTCTGCGCGCGGTCAATCACCGATTGACCAACCTaccagcccagcagctccCTGCCATTGCAGCTTCGCTCGCAGCCTCCATTACAGAATGCGGGGAGTTGCTCTCCGCCCCTCACTCCCAGAAATCTGGGAAGGCAGACTCGGATCATGCGGTCCAGGTGCACAAGCTGGTGACGCGAATCTCAAGTTTGCTGCAGGATAGATCGTTTGAGGGTCGGTGGGCTGCAGTCGTTCTTGTCAAGGCCCTGGTGGAAGCTGGGCAATGGGAGATTCTTCGTGGCAGTGAGCCTTTCGTTCGAGGTCTCATGGGGATCCTAAGT AAATCCGACCCTACTTCTACCAAGACCATGGCCGTTATTACTTTGACTCGGATATTTCACCTTACCTACCAGTATCCAACCCTAGTTCGCGAGATAACAACACCGTCCCTCCCCGGTTTTGTTACGACTACCTTGAACATCGTTTCTGTCAAATCGTCGTCTGAGCCTACCCGGAAATTGAAGCCTAACACGCCGTGCTTGGAGGTTATCCTTCGCGCATATGCGGAGCTCATAGCTAGACATCCGACCATCTTCCGGCCGTTTACGTCGCAGATTCACAGTATCCTCCAGGCAATTGTTGGGTCAACTTCAGCGCCATATCAACAGCCTGTGTTGGATGTTGCCGAACAGCTGTTTATTGCGCTTCACCATTGTGCTCCAAAGAACACCGGGGGAGAAGAGTGGAAGAATGCTTGTCGTGTGACCATAAATTCAATCCATACGACTGCAAGTCATGTTTTGAGGGCAGTTATGGAGCAGTGGGAATCTGTCGACCCGTCATTGCGACAGCAATTAAGCCATCCCATTGACTACGCGCTCGAGGTCGGTAGTCATGCGCCTGACGCGTTAGGATTATCAAGCTGGCAAGGGCTGGACATGGGTGTTAAACGCCTGGTTGAACTGCTGCGAATGCTGTCGACCTTTCTCAGTACCGCCACAGCTTCTACCGTGTCGATCCCAGTTGGCTCCGTGCTTGACTTAACTGCACGGTTGATGTCCGTAGTCGTCCCATCAGACGCAAGTGATATCCAAGCCAACCCACAAATAAGTCGAACAGAAAGGGAAAATCTTTTTGCAGAGCTCCCTCACGTTCATGTGGCTTGCATCAAAGTTCTTCGCGCCTTGATCAATACACTGGAAACTGCTGCCATTCCAGTCGCTCAGACAATTCTGGAACAAACGCTTTGGGTATTCCGTGCGGAAAAGTTCAACAAGAAAATTCGCACCTCAGTGTATGGCCTGACAACTGCGTTGCTCAAGCATATCGGCCCGGCCATGAACAGGAAGAATGTATCCTCTTTGACCGATATCATTCGAACTTGTTGCTCCGATCTCTTGCCCTCAGGGGGCGAAATTACAAAGGAATCCTCAGACACAAAAGGGAAATCCAAAACGAATTCAGGTGCCGTGAACGCGGACTTCTTCTTGAACCCTAGTCTCAAGCAAGGACGCCGAACTAACGCCCCGACAAAATCCCCGAGACTGTCACGAGCTGCCTCCAACCTTCTCCAGGCCGTATTAACCCATGTTCCAATGGAATACCTCGCGCCACCAGTTCGCGCAGAAATCGACCGCACCATCATAATGACCTCCGACAAGAATGCCATGTATGCTAGTGTTCTCAACCCCTTCCCGGCCGTGAAGGGTCGCGGAGCAAACGTCAGCATTATGCCCTTCCTAGCCAGGAGCTACACCTCGGAAATGGACGTGGAAGCACTCATACGGCCCCGGATGCCTGTTTTGACCAATTCAACCAACATTGGACACTATGTTAacatggatgaggatgaggaagaagaccttgAACCCGCTTCTGCACCGCAAGTTGCCCACGAAGACAGCACTGAATTCCTGAAGCCATCTACAACGCCAAATCTGCAAGATCTCGTTGATTCTAGCGCGCCTCAAAACCTCACTTCATTTTCGAACAAACGTACCTACACAGAGGAAAAAATGCCCCAGGATCCTGTTACTTCTAAGCTACCGTCAACCGCAGATGTTTCCCAGGTCAAGAAGCCCAGATTCGACAGCAAcatctcaacaacctcattaGAACAGCCTGCTTCGGGGTTTACTACGGTTGGGGGAACTCTCCCGTCTGCGCCAACGCTGTTATCATCGACTCAACCTACCTCAATACAAACTAGTACggtcaaggaagaaaagtCAACATCCGTATTTGACAACGCTGCCTCCAGTTCCGCATCGATTGTGGTGGAGCAATCATCTTCCATTCCTCAAGCCGGAGCTGCAGCTGTACCGGATGAGGATAGCGATGAAGAGATGCCAACTCTGGATATTGAGCCGGATactgatgaggaagacgatgaataA
- a CDS encoding complex I NDUFA12 subunit family protein (COG:C;~EggNog:ENOG410Q1EA;~InterPro:IPR007763;~PFAM:PF05071;~go_component: GO:0016020 - membrane [Evidence IEA];~go_function: GO:0008137 - NADH dehydrogenase (ubiquinone) activity [Evidence IEA];~go_function: GO:0009055 - electron transfer activity [Evidence IEA]), which produces MSTILRTLRNLRRIGLKDYGHQMQVCSDTKAGTLIGVDRYGNKFFENMEEELPLRTRWVDYKQQEYDPSQIEPGWHAWISYMVDAPPTGDKILQTGVRPWELREHRPTLTLSRAAFKTYSTTKPKYSAWNPVAAPR; this is translated from the exons ATGTCAACTATTCTCCGTACATTGCGGAACCTGAGAAGGATTGGTCTTAAA GATTATGGCCACCAAATGCAGGTATGCA GTGATACCAAAGCTGGTACTTTGATTGGAGTTGACCGATATGGCAACAAATTCTTCGAGAACATGGAAGAGGAACTTCCCC TTCGAACTCGCTGGGTCGATTACAAGCAGCAGGAGTACGACCCTTCGCAGATAGAGCCCGGTTG GCACGCCTGGATCTCTTACATGGTCGACGCCCCTCCCACTGGTGACAAGATTCTGCAGACTGGTGTTCGTCCCTGGGAATTGAGGGAACACAGGCCCACCCTGACTCTGAGCCGCGCCGCTTTCAAGACCTATTCTAC TACCAAGCCTAAATATTCAGCTTGGAACCCCGTTGCTGCTCCCCGGTAA
- the PGS1 gene encoding CDP-diacylglycerol--glycerol-3-phosphate 3-phosphatidyltransferase (BUSCO:EOG09261ICI;~COG:I;~EggNog:ENOG410PHGG;~InterPro:IPR001736,IPR016270,IPR025202;~PFAM:PF13091;~go_function: GO:0003824 - catalytic activity [Evidence IEA];~go_function: GO:0008444 - CDP-diacylglycerol-glycerol-3-phosphate 3-phosphatidyltransferase activity [Evidence IEA];~go_process: GO:0032049 - cardiolipin biosynthetic process [Evidence IEA]): MFGRVGGHTLRCAARNPVVRRKFWERSFSTQIPSSASAAAPSSASPLGSITTELDRIAPCFDVPASRISILDSPASFYTTLKNKIRKARKRIYLSTLYIGKTEYELIQTVNEALRDNPDLRVSILTDALRGTRETPNPSCASLLASLVAEHGPDRVDIRMFHTPNLTGLRKKWIPRRINEGWGLQHMKLYGIDDEIILSGANLSEDYFTNRLDRYHVFNSKELTDYYARIHNAICGLSFKVLPDPHNSAGYLLDWPSANGAPSPLDDPEGYIAYSSTVLKPLIQPSASKAALESKSPGKTFVYPVAQFTSLMKPDDSTEFPAVTTILGLLSSSPIFSGARWLFTAGYFNIHPTLSSFLISSTSMSQTASPTRGTVLTASPWANGFYGSPGISGMLPAAYTHLSARFLDRVAAAQATNSIQLKEWRRGTVGEPDGWTYHAKGLWITLPKEENPSLTFVGSSNYTKRSYSLDLEVGALVVTGDDELKKRLGAETEWLQTHSSAVSRDDLRRTERRVRWNVRLAMWIVEKVGGAL, encoded by the exons ATGTTCGGGCGTGTTGGTGGCCATACGCTTCGGTGCGCTGCGCGCAACCCCGTTGTCCGGCGGAAATTCTGGGAACGCAGCTTTTCGACACAAATACCTTCTTCAGCGAGTGCAGCTGCTCCGTCGAGTGCGTCGCCGCTCGGGAGTATCACGACGGAGCTGGATCGGATAGCGCCATGCTTTGATGTCCCAGCGTCTCGTATATCCATCTTGGACTCCCCCGCGAGTTTCTACACTACCCTCAAG AATAAAATTCGCAAGGCTCGAAAGCGCATCTATCTATCTACGCTATATATCGGCAAGACGGAATACGAATTGATCCAAACCGTGAATGAAGCTCTTCGCGACAACCCCGACTTGCGAGTCTCGATTCTAACGGATGCTTTGCGAGGGACGCGAGAAACGCCGAATCCATCATGCGCTTCTCTTTTGGCATCGCTAGTTGCAGAACATGGTCCGGATAGGGTTGATATTCGGATGTTTCATACACCTAACCTAACGGGTTTGCGGAAGAAATGGATTCCTCGGCGGATAAATGAGGGCTGGGGGCTACAGCATATGAAGCTTTACGGAATTGACGATGAGATTATACTCTCCGG GGCAAACCTCTCTGAGGACTATTTCACGAACCGCCTAGATCGGTATCATGTCTTCAATTCGAAGGAGCTGACTGACTACTATGCGCGCATCCACAACGCAATATGCGGACTCAGTTTCAAAGTTCTTCCCGACCCTCATAATTCGGCAGGGTATCTTTTAGACTGGCCCAGTGCCAATGGCGCTCCTTCGCCTCTTGATGACCCAGAGGGCTACATTGCATATTCATCGACCGTCTTGAAACCCCTCATCCAGCCATCAGCCAGCAAAGCTGCACTTGAGTCCAAATCCCCCGGCAAAACATTTGTGTATCCAGTTGCACAATTTACTTCTTTAATGAAGCCTGACGACTCAACCGAATTCCCGGCCGTCACAACCATTCTAGGCCTCCTTTCCAGCTCGCCGATCTTCTCCGGCGCCCGCTGGCTCTTCACGGCCGGCTATTTCAACATTCATCCTACCCTCTCGTCCTTCTTAATATCCAGCACCTCAATGTCTCAAACAGCGTCGCCTACTCGTGGTACTGTCCTAACCGCTTCGCCCTGGGCGAACGGCTTCTACGGGTCGCCTGGCATTTCCGGTATGCTCCCAGCAGCATACACCCACCTCTCCGCGCGCTTCCTCGATAGGGTCGCCGCTGCTCAGGCAACAAACTCTATCCAGCTCAAAGAGTGGCGCCGCGGCACGGTTGGCGAGCCAGATGGTTGGACGTACCACGCCAAGGGGCTCTGGATCACTCTTCCCAAGGAAGAAAACCCAAGTCTGACCTTTGTCGGAAGCAGCAATTACACCAAGCGCAGCTATAGCCTGGATTTGGAAGTTGGGGCACTAGTCGTTACGGGGGATgatgagctgaagaagcGATTGGGGGCTGAAACGGAGTGGTTACAGACACATTCGAGTGCAGTCTCGAGGGATGATTTGAGAAGGACAGAGCGGAGAGTTAGATGGAATGTTAGGCTGGCGATGTGGATCGTTGAGAAGGTTGGGGGAGCTTTATGA
- a CDS encoding putative filamentation protein (Rhf1) (COG:S;~EggNog:ENOG410PJEU;~InterPro:IPR011990,IPR019734,IPR013026;~go_function: GO:0005515 - protein binding [Evidence IEA]): MSARESEKWHRYVVALDNARSQNKWDEVPELIRKVSKHAPHKTCFLDVAKAEHQIITHFHRTSSNARPSSSSANLPELIPSLLSTIDQAGGSKHEIFQAQVCLGWVHYTLNEPGLAAARLPRDFKNELDNLTATGEELSPWTRVCFAKGCYIKGAAQHSVSGPQDALQTFNSLAPWLGSTSLASPSSQFQYWTEKIQADGALIAGDEVCKNIDEASAELVSIALRFFRAWASHPNVKSDAPSHGLQAENSSEPVPKSSIWGSYYDLLSAILLHDLPYTGSVDGPGRPQLASEIRRVEKICESNLLRDVKFPTADHGNERVEEWVEQVIQNWKKLCGPQWHDEELGEGGQTALGGNVLDILYRAATRTYHSFLILKRLFHVHSALSEFDLAFKALDSYIEIVMGAKERAEKSVPNEELENDGVFMRTLSEGVTILCCYGSEKAAEKAKDLIAILKTFISNHVTDHEEGQERRMALNSHNVSPTDISSAYRAVGVGLANWANWTTVNEDRDDIRAEAIESLERSIAPELSDEFNYSSLYTLALLLAENRDLDAAIDYVKSALSSSKDHEAPSSNFGRERDLISLWHLLALLLSAKQEFDIAERSCEAAFEQFPAAVTSLAHSDRRPPKQQPSTQEQKKLRHALIDQLRSREKERIIETRVTQLAFVEVLEGPEAALNHSDQLLGLFGTLFQSLNLESEPRTNTKPDQLLRPKSSSGTVRSFRGSIFGRHRASRTPDQKVVPSGEPKSDSPHQSLPLNQPPNFDGAPAIQVTDENEPSAGDSHAPLGRSESRKVRKRGSTLGRSNATPDQNSGPVNGDGAGHYGSDIGEPNGHYCEQEVPSPDTVRSAVSQAANQPQSAKQTLDPIAHNVKLSHLEPPIGHESQPPEQDIRLPTSYGFESPAGALTKFPQNQTQKYALCVLVKVWLLIAGLYRRAASFDDAAEACEEASKHLKRIETLTASQDVSARSFRERGWATPKSSDELWADVYAERGLLLNAQSRPHDAMEHFEEALLYNADHPKATISLANLLLDIWDQKLPLQPPGPGVETGLSTLPVKKSNESRRLSRSGLSDVPKPKVEASTPTTEGEEPKLINRIAARERAYSLLSTLTKRGTSWDNSEAWFALSRAYEAVDQTQKLKEVLWWCIELEDRRPIRHWSNIGSGVYVL, translated from the exons ATGAGT GCGCGAGAATCTGAAAAGTGGCATCGCTATGTCGTTGCCCTGGATAATGCTCGAAGTCAAAATAAATGGGACGAGGTTCCTGAGCTAATCCGAAAGGTCTCAAAGCACGCACCTCACAAGACAT GCTTCCTAGATGTAGCAAAAGCAGAGCACCAAATTATTACCCATTTCCATAGAACTTCGTCCAACGCCCGtccgtcctcttcctcggccaaTTTACCAGAATTAATACCGTCCCTCCTTTCCACGATCGACCAGGCAGGTGGCTCAAAGCACGAGATATTCCAAGCGCAGGTCTGCCTAGGATGGGTTCACTACACCCTCAATGAACCGGGATTGGCTGCGGCTCGCCTTCCAAGGGACTTTAAAAATGAACTGGACAATCTGACAGCCACGGGGGAGGAATTGTCGCCGTGGACCAGAGTCTGCTTTGCCAAAGGCTGCTACATTAAAGGTGCTGCACAGCATTCGGTTTCGGGCCCTCAGGATGCACTGCAAACATTCAATTCTCTTGCCCCTTGGCTCGGTAGTACAAGCCTGGCGTCACCATCCAGTCAATTCCAGTATTGGACCGAGAAAATCCAGGCAGATGGCGCACTCATTGCTGGCGATGAAGTCTGCAAGAATATCGACGAGGCTAGTGCTGAACTCGTCAGCATTGCTCTAAGATTCTTCCGGGCATGGGCCTCACATCCCAACGTCAAGTCAGATGCGCCTTCCCATGGCCTGCAAGCTGAAAACTCATCTGAGCCCGTCCCGAAATCCTCAATCTGGGGGTCCTACTATGACCTCCTGTCTGCCATTCTCCTGCATGATTTGCCATATACTGGATCTGTGGATGGCCCTGGGCGGCCGCAGCTTGCCAGCGAAATACGACGAGTAGAGAAAATTTGCGAGTCTAACCTTCTTCGTGATGTGAAATTCCCTACAGCTGATCATGGCAACGAAAGGGTGGAGGAGTGGGTAGAACAGGTTATCCAGAACTGGAAGAAATTATGTGGTCCTCAGTGGcacgacgaggagctgggagAAGGTGGCCAAACTGCTTTGGGCGGAAATGTTCTTGAT ATCCTTTACCGTGCTGCGACCCGCACGTACCATTCCTTTCTTATTCTCAAGCGTCTCTTCCACGTTCACTCAGCATTGTCGGAGTTCGATCTCGCCTTCAAAGCGCTCGACTCATATATAGAAATCGTCATGGGAGCTAAAGAGAGAGCAGAGAAATCTGTACCCAATGAGGAGTTAGAGAATGATGGTGTTTTCATGCGAACACTTTCAGAGGGAGTGACCATTCTATGTTGCTATGGCTCAGAGAAAGCTGcagagaaggcgaaggatCTCATCGCCATTTTGAAAACGTTTATCAGCAACCACGTCACAGATCACGAGGAGGGTCAGGAAAGGAGAATGGCACTCAATTCTCACAATGTCTCGCCAACTGACATTAGCAGCGCCTACCGtgccgttggtgttggtCTCGCCAACTGGGCAAATTGGACGACAGTGAACGAAGATCGCGATGACATTCGAGCTGAAGCCATTGAGAGTCTAGAGCGGAGCATTGCGCCAGAGCTCAGTGATGAGTTCAATTATTCGTCCCTCTACACACTAGCTCTGCTCTTAGCGGAGAATCGTGATCTTGATGCTGCAATTGACTATGTCAAGTCAGCGTTATCGTCAAGCAAAGACCATGAAGCCCCGTCGTCTAATTTCGGCCGAGAACGAGATTTGATATCATTGTGGCATCTTCTAGCGTTGCTCCTGAGCGCGAAACAGGAGTTTGACATTGCGGAACGCTCCTGCGAAGCTGCATTTGAACAATTCCCGGCTGCGGTTACTTCACTGGCCCACTCTGACAGGCGGCCACCAAAACAGCAGCCGAGCACGCAGGAACAAAAGAAACTGAGGCATGCGCTGATTGATCAATTACGCAGTCGTGAAAAGGAGCGCATAATTGAGACTCGCGTGACCCAACTCGCGTTTgtggaggttttggaaggCCCCGAGGCTGCCCTCAACCATAGCGACCAACTTCTTGGCCTTTTCGGTACTCTATTCCAAAGTTTAAACCTAGAGTCTGAGCCACGGACGAACACAAAGCCAGATCAACTTCTACGACCGAAAAGCTCATCCGGTACTGTAAGGAGCTTCCGTGGCAGCATCTTTGGACGGCACAGAGCTTCTCGCACTCCGGACCAAAAGGTCGTCCCAAGTGGTGAACCCAAGTCTGACTCTCCACATCAGTCATTGCCTTTAAATCAGCCCCCAAATTTTGATGGCGCGCCTGCTATACAAGTGACAGACGAGAATGAACCAAGCGCTGGTGATAGCCATGCTCCTCTGGGAAGATCCGAGTCACGGAAAGTGCGCAAGCGTGGCAGTACTCTGGGGAGGTCAAATGCCACCCCAGACCAGAACTCGGGACCTGTCAATGGCGACGGCGCAGGTCACTATGGGTCAGATATTGGCGAGCCCAATGGGCATTACTGCGAACAAGAGGTCCCTAGCCCAGATACCGTGCGTAGTGCAGTCTCACAAGCTGCCAATCAACCACAAAGCGCAAAGCAGACGTTGGACCCCATCGCACACAATGTCAAACTTTCGCACCTGGAGCCGCCTATTGGCCATGAAAGCCAGCCTCCCGAGCAAGATATCCGGCTACCAACATCTTATGGGTTTGAGTCGCCAGCAGGGGCGCTGACCAAGTTCCCACAAAATCAAACCCAGAAATATGCCCTATGTGTTCTCGTGAAGGTATGGTTGCTCATTGCTGGGCTTTACCGACGGGCTGCGTCGTTTGACGATGCCGCTGAAGCGTGCGAAGAAGCTTCTAAGCACCTGAAGCGGATAGAGACCCTCACAGCGTCCCAGGATGTCTCTGCTCGATCATTCCGTGAGCGCGGGTGGGCCACACCAAAAAGCTCCGACGAACTTTGGGCTGATGTCTATGCCGAGCGGGGCTTGTTGTTGAACGCCCAGTCGCGTCCTCATGATGCGATGGAGCATTTTGAAGAAGCGCTACTTTACAACGCCGACCACCCGAAGGCCACCATTAGCTTAGCGAACCTTCTCCTCGATATTTGGGACCAAAAACTTCCTCTGCAGCCTCCGGGGCCCGGAGTGGAGACAGGTTTGTCGACGCTTCCAGTCAAGAAGTCAAACGAAAGCAGGCGCCTCAGCAGATCGGGGCTCTCCGATGTACCCAAGCCAAAGGTTGAAGCCTCGACTCCTACCACGGAGGGTGAAGAGCCCAAGCTGATCAACCGTATCGCCGCGCGGGAGAGAGCTTACTCCTTGTTATCGACCTTGACCAAACGCGGAACCTCCTGGGATAATTCTGAAGCTTGGTTTGCCCTTTCGCGCGCGTACGAGGCTGTTGATCAAACACAAAAACTAAAAGAGGTCTTATGGTGGTGCATTGAACTGGAGGATCGGCGACCTATCCGACACTGGTCTAACATCGGATCCGGTGTATATGTTCTATAA
- a CDS encoding ribosome biogenesis protein LTV1 (BUSCO:EOG09262VVF;~COG:S;~EggNog:ENOG410PJ3J;~InterPro:IPR007307;~PFAM:PF04180;~antiSMASH:Cluster_2.5;~go_process: GO:0042274 - ribosomal small subunit biogenesis [Evidence IEA]) has translation MPPRKQWIDKKSATTYQLFHRSQYDPLIHDPEADDRVLHPVHGPPANAPSTASAGRAKHLSDLASEFGSDVVRNNEGEAANHGIYYDDSKYDYMQHMRDLGTGGGDSYFVEAANKDKGKGKGKPIKLEDALAQTSLDNDDTSSNWGGRSTMGSAYGAYSTASTYSRKPTYQDQQNVPDAIAGFQPDMDPRLREVLEALEDEEYVDEKEDDDFFGELTNEGEEVDPGDWEDTLFDHDEEDDGWESDATEKAPVQPSTLPTKQESNSAAAPAPGELPEHDAPAPDMHPDDQDWMREFSKFKKAGKTQAAPAAPASVVPSEQRSTLASTVFTAGGTPIRQKKRKGALTNPSAYSMTSSSIARTEGHRLLDDRFDRVEALYALDEEDEFDDSMSMVSGMTGMTDLSTTSSQAPNLVDANGREIAPRHDFSNIMDDFLSGWDDNTSAQAKRKGVKNKRGKNGNEAIGIRMLDEVRQGLGPAKLRGQVPGRA, from the exons ATGCCTCCCCGGAAGCAGTGGAT CGATAAGAAAAGCGCTACTACTTATCAACTCTTCCATCGCTCTCAGTACGATCCGCTCATCCACGACCCCGAAGCCGACGACCGTGTTCTCCACCCTGTACATGGACCGCCAGCTAATGCACCGAGTACCGCTTCAGCAGGCCGTGCTAAGCACCTGAGCGACCTTGCGAGTGAATTCGGATCCGATGTCGTTCGAAACAATGAGGGTGAAGCAGCCAACCATGGAATCTACTACGACGATTCGAAGTATGATTACATGCAACATATGCGAGACCTGGGAACCGGTGGTGGCGACTCATACTTTGTAGAGGCCGCAAACAAGGACAAGGGAAAGGGCAAGGGAAAACCCATAAAGCTTGAAGATGCACTTGCACAGACTTCTCTGGACAATGATGACACAAGCAGCAACTGGGGCGGTCGCAGTACGATGGGCTCCGCGTATGGAGCGTATTCTACTGCTTCAACATATTCTCGAAAACCGACCTACCAGGATCAGCAGAATGTTCCGGATGCTATTGCAGGGTTCCAGCCAGACATGGATCCCCGGCTTCGGGAGGTGCTTGAGGCgcttgaggatgaagaataCGTAGACGAgaaagaggatgatgatttctTTGGCGAGCTGACTaacgaaggcgaggaggtaGACCCCGGTGACTGGGAGGACACTTTGTTCGaccatgatgaagaagacgatgggTGGGAATCCGATGCCACAGAGAAGGCTCCTGTTCAACCAAGTACTTTGCCTACGAAACAAGAATCGAACTCAGCTGCAGCCCCGGCCCCTGGAGAACTCCCTGAGCATGAcgccccagccccagataTGCACCCTGACGACCAAGACTGGATGCGCGAGTTCAGCAAGTTCAAGAAAGCCGGAAAGACCCAAGCCGCTCCTGCGGCGCCCGCCAGCGTTGTTCCCTCTGAGCAACGCAGCACTCTCGCCTCCACAGTCTTCACTGCGGGAGGCACACCGATCCggcagaagaagcgcaagggtGCCCTCACCAACCCGTCTGCCTATTCTatgacttcatcctcgataGCCCGTACAGAAGGACATCGTCTTTTGGACGATCGTTTCGACCGCGTTGAAGCCCTCTATGCcctcgatgaggaggatgaattcGATGACTCAATGTCCATGGTCAGCGGCATGACCGGAATGACAGATCTATCGACCACTTCTTCACAAGCCCCTAACCTCGTCGATGCAAACGGAAGGGAAATTGCTCCCCGCCACGACTTCAGCAACATCATGGATGACTTCCTGTCCGGCTGGGATGATAACACCAGTGCGCAGGCCAAGCGCAAGGGAGTGAAGAACAAGCGTGGAAAGAACGGCAATGAGGCGATTGGTATTCGGATGCTGGATGAGGTTCGGCAGGGACTTGGCCCTGCGAAGCTTCGGGGACAAGTTCCTGGAAGAGCGTGA